Proteins encoded together in one Miscanthus floridulus cultivar M001 chromosome 16, ASM1932011v1, whole genome shotgun sequence window:
- the LOC136513998 gene encoding protein YIP4a-like isoform X2, which produces MSSHPLHSSSGLSDMDEMATRPSSPPRASIPVSSSASAAPPAQTAAAKLPFSAAVPASTSASGSISVPIPIASDGLGGPEPSTLTEPVWDTVKRDLARIVSNLKLVVFPNPFRDDPGKALRDWDLWGPFFFIVLLGLILSWSATAKKSQVFAVAFAVLAAGAIVFTLNVLLLGGHIIFFQSLSLLGYCLFPLDVGALICMLKDSVILKMVVVTVTLAWSSWAAYPLMSAAVNPKRGPGAVSRVPHERCHII; this is translated from the exons ATGTCGTCGCACCCTCTCCACTCCTCGTCGGGCCTGTCCGACATGGACGAGATGGCCACGCGGCCCTCCTCCCCTCCCCGCGCCTCCATCCCcgtctcctcctccgcctccgccgcgccTCCCGCCCAGACCGCTGCCGCCAAGCTCCCATTCTCCGCAGCGGTGCCCGCATCCACCTCCGCCTCGGGCTCCATCTCCGTCCCTATACCTATCGCCTCCGACGGGTTGGGCGGCCCCGAGCCCAGCACGCTCACCGAGCCCGTCTGGGACACCGTCAAGCGCGACCTCGCCCGCATCGTCAGCAACCTCAAGCTCGTTGTCTTCCCCAACCCCTTCCGCGACGACCCTGGCAAGGCGCTGCGCGACTGGGACCTCTGGGgccccttcttcttcatcgtcttacTCGGACtcatcctctcctggtcggccaCCGCCAAGAAG TCTCAAGTGTTCGCTGTTGCCTTTGCCGTATTAGCTGCTGGTGCTATAGTTTTCACACTCAATGTTCTACTGCTG GGTGGGCACATAATCTTCTTCCAAAGCCTCAGTCTTCTCGGATACTGCCTGTTCCCGCTGGATGTGGGGGCTCTGATTTGCATGCTTAAGGACAGTGTCATACTAAAGATGGTCGTGGTGACGGTAACATTGGCATGGAGCTCTTGGGCAGCATACCCCCTCATGAGTGCTGCTGTTAACCCAAAGAGAGGCCCTGGCGCTGTATCCCGTGTTCCTCAT GAGCGCTGCCATATCATATAA
- the LOC136513998 gene encoding protein YIP4a-like isoform X1, with protein MSSHPLHSSSGLSDMDEMATRPSSPPRASIPVSSSASAAPPAQTAAAKLPFSAAVPASTSASGSISVPIPIASDGLGGPEPSTLTEPVWDTVKRDLARIVSNLKLVVFPNPFRDDPGKALRDWDLWGPFFFIVLLGLILSWSATAKKSQVFAVAFAVLAAGAIVFTLNVLLLGGHIIFFQSLSLLGYCLFPLDVGALICMLKDSVILKMVVVTVTLAWSSWAAYPLMSAAVNPKRGPGAVSRVPHVYLSCLSHNCYRLRRGLWFL; from the exons ATGTCGTCGCACCCTCTCCACTCCTCGTCGGGCCTGTCCGACATGGACGAGATGGCCACGCGGCCCTCCTCCCCTCCCCGCGCCTCCATCCCcgtctcctcctccgcctccgccgcgccTCCCGCCCAGACCGCTGCCGCCAAGCTCCCATTCTCCGCAGCGGTGCCCGCATCCACCTCCGCCTCGGGCTCCATCTCCGTCCCTATACCTATCGCCTCCGACGGGTTGGGCGGCCCCGAGCCCAGCACGCTCACCGAGCCCGTCTGGGACACCGTCAAGCGCGACCTCGCCCGCATCGTCAGCAACCTCAAGCTCGTTGTCTTCCCCAACCCCTTCCGCGACGACCCTGGCAAGGCGCTGCGCGACTGGGACCTCTGGGgccccttcttcttcatcgtcttacTCGGACtcatcctctcctggtcggccaCCGCCAAGAAG TCTCAAGTGTTCGCTGTTGCCTTTGCCGTATTAGCTGCTGGTGCTATAGTTTTCACACTCAATGTTCTACTGCTG GGTGGGCACATAATCTTCTTCCAAAGCCTCAGTCTTCTCGGATACTGCCTGTTCCCGCTGGATGTGGGGGCTCTGATTTGCATGCTTAAGGACAGTGTCATACTAAAGATGGTCGTGGTGACGGTAACATTGGCATGGAGCTCTTGGGCAGCATACCCCCTCATGAGTGCTGCTGTTAACCCAAAGAGAGGCCCTGGCGCTGTATCCCGTGTTCCTCATGTATATCTCAGTTGCCTGTCTCATAATTGCTATAGATTAAGGCGGGGATTATGGTTTCTATAG